A genomic region of Candidatus Coatesbacteria bacterium contains the following coding sequences:
- a CDS encoding DUF72 domain-containing protein: MPIIHQGAEFRLGTSGYSYDDWRGVYYPTGLPGSAMLDFYSGSLARQTDLLAGETAPAFDSVEINATYYRLPPARVFAGMAARTPPGFLFSVKAPGGVTHPESYDSLDRLLVEDYCAAVTPLAEAGKLGPTLLQFPYRFKPDRASLDYLRAVAEEFAGLQAAVEFRRRDWLEGPGPELCAELGLSWVSVDMPRLERLPPPRLVATTPTIYVRFHGRRTDTWWRGDNVTRYDYAYDGDELAPWVRRLQAVNESATESTAASAKQKPSPPELRGDDGDLERMIRLISGPLERVFLFFNNHPRGKAVEAAAALRRMLGGG; the protein is encoded by the coding sequence CCAGTGGGTACTCCTATGACGACTGGCGGGGCGTCTACTATCCGACGGGCTTGCCCGGGAGCGCGATGCTCGATTTCTACTCCGGTTCCCTGGCGCGGCAGACGGACCTGTTGGCCGGAGAAACGGCGCCGGCCTTCGACAGCGTCGAGATCAACGCCACCTACTACCGGCTGCCGCCGGCCCGGGTCTTCGCCGGGATGGCCGCGCGCACCCCGCCGGGCTTCCTCTTCAGCGTCAAGGCTCCCGGCGGCGTCACCCACCCCGAGAGCTACGACTCCCTGGATCGGCTCCTGGTCGAGGACTACTGCGCCGCGGTGACGCCGCTGGCCGAGGCGGGCAAGCTGGGTCCCACCCTGCTGCAGTTCCCCTACCGCTTCAAACCCGACCGGGCCAGCCTGGATTACCTGCGGGCCGTGGCCGAGGAATTCGCCGGTCTGCAAGCGGCGGTGGAGTTCCGCCGTCGGGACTGGCTCGAGGGCCCCGGACCCGAGCTGTGCGCCGAGCTGGGCCTGAGTTGGGTCAGCGTGGATATGCCCCGCCTGGAACGGCTCCCGCCGCCCCGGCTCGTGGCGACGACGCCGACGATCTACGTGCGCTTTCACGGCCGACGGACCGACACCTGGTGGCGGGGGGACAACGTCACCCGCTACGATTACGCCTACGACGGGGACGAGCTGGCGCCCTGGGTCCGGCGACTCCAGGCCGTCAACGAGTCGGCAACTGAGTCGACGGCCGCCTCAGCGAAGCAAAAACCGTCGCCGCCCGAGCTGCGGGGCGACGACGGTGATTTGGAACGGATGATCCGCCTGATCAGCGGACCGCTCGAGCGGGTCTTCCTGTTCTTCAACAACCACCCCCGCGGCAAGGCCGTCGAAGCCGCGGCGGCGTTGCGGCGGATGCTTGGCGGTGGTTGA